From Aedes albopictus strain Foshan chromosome 1, AalbF5, whole genome shotgun sequence, one genomic window encodes:
- the LOC115263801 gene encoding uncharacterized protein LOC115263801 — protein MPRVSKKRRAAILRCSQRKKRAADNHPDQIRTSAAPVDPDLLAIEQPDGSIEDDYLEYETPSLPSFLPDSDSEPNIPLPPDDADDTPSNERLDAHANSIANLPPTDYDQLSLPELPSVDMFEVLWSENNPLDFPDDLPIEPSSVPSGFVCTDTPYDDNFIDDWHALRDTPLLQNDGGVDGKSASSFDADFSRDVRVEPVLATTLDSTLCGYYFVVQFYN, from the exons ATGCCGCGAGTGTCCAAAAAACGAAGAGCAGCAATCCTGCGGTGCAGCCAGAGGAAGAAGAGGGCAGCGGACAATCACCCGGACCAGATCCGCACGTCTGCGGCACCGGTGGACCCTGATTTGTTGGCAATTGAGCAGCCAGACGGATCAATTGAAG ATGACTACCTGGAATATGAAACGCCGAGCCTCCCTTCGTTCTTGCCAGATTCTGATTCAGAACCAAATATTCCGCTACCTCCGGATGACGCAGACGACACACCATCAAACGAGCGACTGGATGCCCATGCAAACAGTATTGCGAATTTACCGCCAACGGATTATGATCAGTTGTCGCTGCCAGAACTACCGTCTGTCGATATGTTTGAGGTTCTGTGGTCGGAAAACAATCCATTGGACTTCCCAGATGATCTACCTATCGAGCCGTCTTCGGTACCGTCAGGCTTCGTATGTACTGATACGCCATATGATGACAACTTTATTGACGACTGGCATGCCCTTCGGGATACTCCGCTATTGCAAAATGATGGGGGAGTTGACGGAAAATCAGCGAGTAGCTTCGAtgcggatttctccagggatgtgcGTGTTGAGCCTGTTCTTGCTACTACACTTGACTCCACTTTGTGTGGTTACTATTTTGTAGTACAATTTTACAACTAG
- the LOC134290696 gene encoding uncharacterized protein LOC134290696 produces MEEAKAYVHQRGQVKGKVTAIFNSLERAEDDPSQVSVPLLKVYSKKLETHYAEYSALHKEVLRLVPASKFDEQDEKLNEFDRLHTETLVRLEGLMEAFQKKPCDSTTALQTDSSRIIVQQAPLRAPIPTFDGKYENWPRFKAMFEDIVGKGADSDSIKLHHLEKSLIGAASGIIDSKTLADNNYKHAWEILIERYENPRVIIDTHISELLSMKKMNRESHKELRELVDTCTRNIEGLKFMKQPVDATAGLIVNKILVSCLDPATRKQWERTLNHGDLPDLDDTLLFLKDQCRVLERCEVDNPSSAKSLPGKSAQSNAKPASVKVHSTTPDASNESCSFCGMSHFSYQCPEFRKLSVLERVSKVKESRSCFNCLRRGHNSVDCSSKNRCSKCGKRHHSLLHDDGKKPDQGVSPPAASPKPADAVQKPVHVSPQASNTDSVQSATVSSSCSQSVALPNVLLLTAMVHLLDKFGHPVPCRAFLDCGAQTNLLSTSMFVKLGFDGLPVNVDIVGVSSTRSKSNCLVDVSLRSQCSDYQTTLQCLVTAKITNPLPSRPIDISEWNIPSNIKLADPNFNVPAAVDLLIGMGHFFELLKIGHIVLAEGLPELRETELGWVIAGEIRDEEPALVNVTQVNCVAIESLNETVKRFWEIEEVEVCSAPTGEEEECEELFRNSYRRDVNGRYIVKLPIRENVHELSDNRTLALRRFFFLERRLLKDPELRLQYSNFIEEYKSLVDASAKPVSGVSLNDVLKIGPVVQNDLMSILLRFRKHPFVFTADIQKMYRQILIDPEQTSLQRIFWRSNPMDPIKVLELVTVTYGTSAAPFLATRSLVQLSVDEGADFPLAARVIQEDCYVDDVLSGAKTIQEAIECRQQLQTLLARGGFPVHKWCANDEAILQDVPEAEREKLVLLDDLSANEVMKTLGLTWNPRSDEFLFCQSPSSEESAVTKRQLFSEIAKMFDPLGLLAPITVLAKRLMQQTWAAKIGWDESLSDDILRDWLQLRNSLASVRDIEIPRPVTGPAYESLELHGFADASGIAYGACLYVRSILPNDCCVVRLLCSKSKIAPLQELTIPRKELCAAVLLSRLVKKVQSTLHVQFSSVCLWSDSQIVLSWLQKAPAKLQPFVQNRVVEISRECGLYKWCYVRSKDNPADVISRGQLPRSLKENSLWWEGPPFLQSKIYESPVLDQLPDGLMPEMKPVSVVAMPVVNCDNLPLFKKFGSLRKLQRVLAYVQRFLKNCCTKNPEDRVKCKYLTVPELRSALHTIVLVIQRESLSDEIEKVESGEPSKRLKTLGPFLQNGALRVGGRIQKSRMPFDAKHQYILPKHPLTDLIIRQYHLEHLHIGPSGLLSALRQRFWLLGSRSAVRKITRTCVECFRVKPRGVAQYMGNLPQSRVTPSAPFEVTGVDYAGPFLIKQSGRKSVAVKAYLCVFVCLVTKSVHLELVSDMSTAAFIAAMQRFISRRGIVREFHSDNGSNFRGAKAELHELYSMFRDNVTVHQIESFCQNKEIAWHFIPPDAPEFGGMWEASVKSAKYHMKRIIKGTPLTFEEMYTLLTQIEAVLNSRPLFSNSDDPAEGEVITPAHFLIGRPLTAVPEPSYEGLNTNRLSKWQHLQQMREHFWRSWVHDYLVSLQPRGKNFVRFPNVCPGAIVLLEDKTLPPLQWKLGKIVQVYPGEDNLVRVVDVKVGNAVYRRPITKISILPIEDNNADGGPQGSIDNRPGDDVRNSEDL; encoded by the coding sequence ATGGAGGAAGCGAAGGCCTACGTTCATCAGCGTGGACAGGTAAAGGGTAAGGTCACCGCAATCTTCAATAGTCTGGAGAGAGCGGAGGACGACCCCTCTCAGGTGAGTGTCCCTTTGttaaaagtttattccaaaaagtTGGAAACACATTATGCGGAATACTCCGCTTTGCACAAGGAAGTGTTGAGGCTCGTTCCTGCAAGTAAATTCGACGAACAAGACGAGAAGTTGAACGAGTTTGATCGTCTTCATACAGAAACGCTTGTTCGTCTGGAAGGCTTAATGGAAGCTTTCCAAAAGAAACCTTGTGATTCGACCACTGCTTTGCAGactgattcttccagaatcattGTTCAGCAGGCACCTCTTAGGGCTCCCATCCCAACATTTGATGGGAAATATGAAAATTGGCCTCGTTTCAAGGCGATGTTTGAGGACATCGTCGGCAAAGGTGCAGATTCTGATTCCATTAAACTGCACCACTTGGAAAAGTCCTTGATTGGTGCCGCTTCCGGAATCATTGATTCCAAAACTTTGGCAGATAATAACTACAAACACGCGTGGGAAATTCTTATCGAACGGTACGAAAATCCTCGCGTTATCATTGACACTCATATTTCGGAACTCTTGAGTATGAAGAAAATGAACAGGGAATCTCATAAGGAGTTGAGGGAGTTAGTGGATACTTGTACCCGGAACATTGAGGGTCTCAAGTTCATGAAACAGCCAGTGGACGCAACTGCTGGATTGATCGTTAACAAAATTTTGGTGTCTTGCCTTGACCCTGCAACACGAAAGCAGTGGGAACGTACTCTGAATCATGGTGATTTGCCCGATTTGGAcgatactttgttgtttttgaaggATCAGTGTCGCGTTTTGGAGCGGTGTGAGGTGGATAATCCCTCATCCGCTAAATCTCTACCGGGAAAGTCAGCTCAGTCTAATGCTAAACCTGCTAGCGTCAAGGTTCACTCGACAACGCCGGACGCTAGTAACGAGTCGTGCAGTTTTTGTGGAATGTCGCACTTCAGCTATCAATGTCCTGAGTTTCGAAAGCTATCCGTCTTGGAGCGTGTTAGTAAGGTGAAGGAATCTCGTTCATGTTTCAACTGTCTTCGTCGTGGGCACAATTCTGTCGATTGTTCGTCCAAAAATCGTTGTTCCAAATGTGGTAAGCGGCATCACTCCTTGCTGCACGATGATGGGAAGAAGCCTGATCAAGGTGTAAGTCCACCCGCCGCTTCTCCGAAGCCAGCTGATGCCGTTCAGAAGCCAGTTCATGTGTCACCTCAGGCCTCGAATACCGATTCAGTCCAGTCGGCTACCGTGTCTTCGTCGTGTTCGCAGAGCGTTGCACTCccaaatgttttgttgttgacggCTATGGTGCATCTGCTCGACAAATTTGGTCATCCCGTGCCTTGTCGAGCCTTCCTTGATTGTGGGGCTCAAACGAACTTGCTTTCTACCTCTATGTTTGTGAAGTTAGGGTTTGATGGACTTCCTGTGAATGTCGATATCGTCGGCGTCAGCTCCACTCGCAGTAAGTCTAACTGTCTGGTCGATGTGAGCCTTCGTTCGCAGTGCAGCGACTATCAAACGACTCTCCAGTGCTTGGTCACCGCGAAGATCACTAATCCGTTGCCATCAAGGCCAATCGACATTTCTGAGTGGAATATTCCCTCCAATATCAAGTTGGCCGATCCTAATTTCAATGTTCCAGCCGCAGTAGACTTACTGATCGGGATGGGTCATTTCTTTGAGCTCTTGAAGATAGGCCATATCGTTCTTGCTGAGGGTCTTCCCGAGTTGCGTGAAACTGAACTAGGATGGGTGATCGCTGGTGAAATCCGTGATGAAGAACCGGCTTTGGTTAACGTCACACAGGTGAATTGCGTTGCTATCGAGTCGCTCAACGAGACAGTCAAGCGTTTTTGGGAGATCGAGGAGGTTGAAGTTTGCTCTGCTCCCACAGGAGAAGAAGAAGAGTGTGAGGAATTGTTTCGTAACTCGTATCGACGTGATGTCAACGGTAGATATATAGTGAAGCTACCGATCCGTGAAAATGTACACGAACTTTCTGATAATCGTACATTGGCCcttcgtcgttttttttttctcgaaagacGGTTGCTGAAAGATCCCGAGCTCCGTCTGCAGTACTCCAACTTCATCGAAGAGTACAAATCCCTCGTTGATGCGTCGGCGAAACCCGTGTCTGGGGTGTCTCTCAACGATGTGTTGAAGATAGGTCCCGTCGTTCAGAATGACTTGATGTCAATTCTGTTGCGATTTCGTAAACATCCTTTCGTCTTTACCGCTGATATTCAGAAAATGTATCGGCAGATTTTGATTGATCCTGAACAAACCTCGTTGCAGAGAATTTTCTGGCGGTCCAACCCAATGGATCCCATCAAGGTTCTCGAGTTAGTGACTGTTACGTACGGTACTTCTGCCGCTCCTTTCTTGGCTACCAGGTCCCTAGTTCAACTGAGTGTCGATGAAGGAGCCGATTTCCCTCTTGCAGCTCGCGTGATACAAGAGGACTGCTATGTTGATGATGTGTTGTCGGGAGCGAAAACCATTCAAGAAGCCATTGAATGTCGTCAACAGCTCCAAACGTTACTAGCCAGGGGTGGTTTTCCGGTGCATAAGTGGTGCGCCAACGACGAAGCGATTCTTCAGGATGTCCCTGAGGCTGAGCGTGAAAAACTTGTTCTTCTTGATGATCTGTCGGCAAATGAAGTGATGAAGACTCTCGGATTAACGTGGAATCCGAGGAGCGATGAGTTTCTATTTTGTCAATCCCCTTCGTCCGAAGAGTCAGCTGTGACAAAGCGTCAGCTGTTCTCCGAAATTGCGAAAATGTTTGACCCGTTGGGCTTACTTGCTCCAATAACCGTTCTGGCTAAGCGTTTGATGCAGCAAACCTGGGCTGCGAAAATAGGTTGGGATGAGTCTCTCTCTGACGACATCCTTAGAGACTGGTTACAGCTTCGCAATTCTCTCGCATCCGTTCGCGACATCGAAATTCCCAGACCAGTAACCGGTCCCGCGTATGAGTCTCTTGAGCTACACGGGTTCGCAGACGCTTCAGGAATAGCGTACGGTGCCTGCCTGTATGTTCGCAGTATTCTCCCAAATGATTGTTGTGTCGTCAGGTTGTTGTGTAGTAAATCTAAGATTGCCCCTCTGCAAGAGTTGACAATCCCTCGAAAGGAACTGTGCGCAGCCGTGCTGCTGTCCCGGTTGGTGAAAAAGGTTCAATCGACATTGCATGTTCAGTTCTCTTCCGTTTGCCTTTGGTCGGACAGTCAGATTGTCCTCTCGTGGCTGCAGAAGGCGCCAGCGAAACTGCAGCCATTCGTTCAGAATCGTGTGGTGGAGATATCAAGGGAATGTGGTCTCTACAAATGGTGTTACGTCCGGTCCAAAGACAACCCGGCCGATGTGATCTCCCGCGGCCAGCTCCCACGTAGTTTGAAGGAAAACTCGCTATGGTGGGAAGGGCCTCCTTTTCTCCAATCGAAGATATACGAATCACCGGTTCTTGATCAACTGCCTGATGGCTTGATGCCTGAAATGAAACCAGTTTCGGTCGTGGCAATGCCCGTAGTGAATTGTGACAATCTGCCACTCTTTAAGAAATTCGGATCTCTACGTAAACTGCAGCGTGTTCTTGCCTACGTTCAGCGATTTTTGAAGAATTGTTGTACCAAGAATCCGGAGGATCGTGTCAAGTGTAAATATCTTACCGTCCCCGAGCTTCGATCTGCTCTCCATACTATCGTTCTGGTTATTCAACGCGAATCTTTGTCCGATGAAATCGAAAAAGTGGAGAGCGGCGAACCGTCTAAACGGTTGAAGACTCTCGGCCCGTTTCTGCAGAACGGTGCCTTACGAGTGGGTGGTCGTATTCAAAAGTCTCGAATGCCATTTGATGCCAAGCATCAGTATATCCTGCCAAAGCATCCACTCACTGATTTGATTATTCGCCAATATCATTTGGAACATTTACACATTGGTCCTTCTGGTCTGTTGTCAGCTCTTCGTCAACGCTTCTGGTTGTTGGGTTCGCGTTCCGCCGTGAGGAAGATTACCAGGACATGTGTAGAGTGTTTCCGGGTGAAGCCACGAGGTGTGGCACAGTATATGGGCAACCTGCCACAAAGTCGCGTAACCCCTTCCGCACCGTTCGAAGTCACTGGGGTGGATTATGCGGGACCTTTCCTGATTAAACAATCCGGTCGGAAGTCTGTTGCAGTTAAAGCGTATTTGTGTGTGTTCGTTTGCTTGGTGACGAAATCCGTCCACTTGGAGCTCGTCTCGGATATGTCAACTGCTGCTTTCATTGCTGCCATGCAGCGTTTCATTAGTCGCAGAGGAATTGTTCGTGAGTTTCACTCTGATAATGGTAGCAATTTCCGTGGAGCTAAAGCTGAGCTCCACGAGTTGTATTCGATGTTTCGTGATAATGTCACTGTCCACCAAATCGAGTCATTTTGCCAGAACAAGGAGATTGCCTGGCACTTTATTCCGCCTGACGCCCCTGAATTTGGTGGAATGTGGGAAGCTTCAGTGAAAAGCGCGAAGTATCACATGAAGCGTATCATCAAGGGAACTCCGTTAACCTTTGAGGAGATGTATACTCTGTTAACGCAAATTGAAGCGGTCTTGAACTCGCGACCGCTTTTTTCGAACTCAGACGATCCCGCTGAGGGTGAGGTCATCACCCCAGCTCACTTCCTCATAGGCCGCCCTCTGACGGCCGTACCGGAGCCTTCCTACGAAGGTCTCAATACAAATCGTTTGTCAAAATGGCAGCACCTGCAGCAAATGCGGGAACATTTTTGGAGATCGTGGGTGCACGATTATCTCGTTAGTCTCCAACCAAGAGGGAAGAACTTCGTTCGCTTTCCAAACGTTTGTCCTGGAGCTATCGTTCTGTTGGAAGACAAGACACTTCCGCCCCTGCAGTGGAAGTTGGGAAAAATCGTCCAGGTTTATCCCGGGGAAGATAATCTGGTCAGGGTAGTTGATGTCAAAGTGGGAAACGCTGTGTACAGACGGCCGATTACTAAAATTTCTATTCTTCCAATAGAGGACAATAATGCCGATGGGGGGCCTCAGGGTTCGATCGACAACCGCCCGGGGGATGatgttcgcaatagcgaagatttgTAG